A genomic stretch from Deltaproteobacteria bacterium includes:
- a CDS encoding indolepyruvate oxidoreductase subunit beta, giving the protein MTVSDRSLSHDPYNIIITGVGGQGNVMASRVLGTMLVTKGYHVTIGETFGPSQRGGSVMSHLRISRTSSWSPQIPEYGAHLIASLEPAEATRVFAQYGNPDVIVICNTRPIYPVTVIRGEASYPSVDDIQKSLSTLAADTTFIDATDEAQKLGNSILANIIILGAICGKGVLPIDREGFRRAISERVKEEQIAVNVRAFDLGTELSSR; this is encoded by the coding sequence ATGACCGTGTCGGACAGGTCCTTATCACATGATCCCTATAATATCATCATCACCGGTGTCGGCGGACAGGGAAACGTCATGGCATCCCGTGTGCTGGGCACGATGCTCGTCACCAAAGGATACCATGTCACCATCGGGGAAACCTTCGGTCCATCCCAGCGAGGCGGTTCCGTCATGAGCCACCTGAGGATATCACGAACATCAAGCTGGAGCCCTCAGATACCGGAATACGGTGCCCACCTGATCGCCTCGCTTGAGCCCGCCGAAGCGACGCGGGTCTTCGCGCAATACGGCAACCCCGATGTCATCGTGATCTGCAATACCCGGCCCATATACCCGGTGACGGTCATCAGGGGGGAGGCGTCCTATCCCTCGGTGGACGATATACAGAAATCACTGAGCACCCTTGCCGCCGACACAACGTTCATTGATGCCACCGATGAGGCACAGAAACTGGGCAACTCGATACTTGCCAACATCATCATACTCGGGGCGATTTGTGGAAAGGGGGTCCTTCCCATCGACCGGGAAGGCTTTCGAAGGGCGATTTCGGAGCGCGTCAAGGAGGAACAGATCGCCGTCAATGTGAGGGC
- a CDS encoding 4Fe-4S binding protein produces MSYLTDTREGAVHLLMGNEAIVRGALEAGIRVAAGYPGTPSSEIIESFSKVAEQQDLYAEWSTNEKVALEVSAAASFAGLRTMCVMKQNGVNVASDFLLHLASSGTRGGMVLVACDDPGALSSVNEGESRIFARLVEIPLLEPGDFQEAKDLTRWAFELSEELGNVVLLRSVTRMSHASGNVTYGPLVRATTQARFRYDGPLFDPECGPVISMIVGASKLQHEPQQEKIRKAALIFEDCPFNTYTGPEKPELLVITSSACNLYSREAINILQAGERVGILKLATTWPLPPKLMQKYLSTADRILIVEEVLPVLEEQIKILYAEMVSELGAKTFFGKNSGHLPSTGELNPDFVITAISSILDISYSPVSQSFAGQARELASISAANRGLTFCPGCPHRASFWTIHNALELDGRNGFVCGDIGCYVMGTLPSGFSTVKTLHSMGSGTGIASGFGKLKQFGMDQPVISVCGDSTFFHAAMPALANAVHQRSPLTMVILDNSGTAMTGFQPHPGSSENVLGEDAPALDIEAICRAMGARVEIEDPFDLEATRAAFHRLIELEEGAKVLILKQPCALSPERRYTKGFEMSIDEEVCLGENCGCNRLCTRIFGCPGIIWDDKKGVSRIDELICVGCGVCADICPAGAIRKGEVS; encoded by the coding sequence ATGTCATACCTGACAGATACGCGGGAAGGCGCTGTTCATCTCCTCATGGGTAACGAGGCGATCGTTCGAGGCGCCCTGGAGGCGGGTATACGGGTTGCCGCCGGGTACCCGGGAACACCGTCGTCTGAAATCATAGAATCTTTCTCGAAAGTGGCGGAGCAGCAGGACCTCTATGCCGAATGGTCGACGAACGAAAAGGTGGCGCTCGAGGTTTCAGCGGCCGCTTCTTTCGCCGGGCTGCGAACAATGTGCGTCATGAAGCAGAACGGGGTCAATGTGGCCTCTGATTTTCTCCTTCATCTGGCGAGCTCGGGGACCCGGGGAGGGATGGTGCTTGTCGCCTGCGATGACCCGGGGGCCCTTTCGAGCGTAAATGAAGGAGAATCGCGTATTTTCGCGCGGCTCGTGGAAATACCACTTCTGGAGCCGGGTGATTTCCAGGAGGCGAAAGACCTCACCCGGTGGGCCTTTGAGCTCTCCGAGGAACTGGGTAACGTGGTCCTCCTCCGGAGCGTGACCCGCATGTCCCATGCCAGCGGCAATGTGACCTATGGCCCGCTTGTCCGGGCGACGACACAAGCCCGATTCAGGTATGACGGCCCCCTCTTCGACCCCGAATGTGGACCGGTCATCAGCATGATCGTGGGTGCCTCCAAGCTCCAGCACGAACCTCAGCAGGAAAAGATCAGAAAGGCTGCCCTGATCTTCGAGGACTGTCCTTTCAACACCTACACGGGACCGGAGAAACCGGAGCTCCTTGTCATAACCAGCAGCGCCTGCAACCTGTACAGCAGGGAAGCTATAAACATTCTTCAAGCCGGCGAGCGGGTGGGGATATTGAAGCTGGCCACCACCTGGCCATTGCCGCCGAAACTCATGCAAAAATATCTCTCCACTGCGGACAGGATTCTTATCGTCGAGGAGGTCCTGCCGGTCCTTGAGGAACAGATCAAGATCCTCTATGCGGAAATGGTATCAGAGCTTGGAGCGAAAACCTTCTTCGGCAAGAATTCCGGCCACCTTCCATCGACGGGGGAATTGAACCCTGATTTCGTGATCACCGCAATCTCCTCGATCCTTGACATTTCCTATTCGCCGGTGTCGCAATCCTTCGCCGGACAAGCCCGTGAACTGGCATCAATTTCGGCTGCGAATCGCGGTCTGACCTTCTGCCCCGGCTGTCCGCACCGGGCGTCTTTCTGGACGATCCATAACGCCCTCGAACTTGATGGAAGAAACGGCTTCGTCTGCGGAGACATCGGTTGCTATGTCATGGGAACACTGCCCAGCGGCTTCAGCACCGTCAAGACGCTCCACTCCATGGGATCGGGAACCGGCATCGCGAGTGGTTTCGGAAAACTGAAACAGTTCGGAATGGACCAGCCTGTTATCTCCGTTTGCGGTGACTCGACATTCTTTCACGCTGCCATGCCGGCACTGGCAAACGCCGTCCACCAGAGATCCCCGCTCACGATGGTCATCCTCGACAACAGCGGTACGGCCATGACGGGATTTCAGCCCCATCCCGGATCATCGGAGAACGTTCTCGGTGAGGATGCCCCGGCCCTCGACATAGAGGCCATCTGCAGGGCCATGGGGGCCCGCGTTGAAATCGAGGACCCCTTCGATCTCGAAGCGACTCGTGCGGCTTTCCACCGCCTGATCGAACTCGAAGAAGGTGCGAAGGTCCTCATCCTGAAACAACCCTGCGCGCTCAGTCCCGAAAGAAGGTACACAAAAGGCTTCGAAATGAGCATCGACGAAGAAGTCTGCCTCGGTGAGAATTGCGGCTGCAACCGTCTCTGTACGCGGATCTTCGGATGCCCGGGTATCATCTGGGACGACAAAAAGGGTGTCAGCAGGATAGATGAACTGATCTGCGTCGGGTGCGGTGTCTGCGCCGATATATGCCCGGCCGGCGCCATACGGAAAGGGGAGGTCTCATGA
- a CDS encoding SurA N-terminal domain-containing protein: MLSLMRKHAKNWLMKVILGIIIIVFIFYFGSMRGRQQAETVAVIDNNRITYAEYQKEYQNLLDYYYEQYGADLTDDVLRSLNLKQRALDNLIDQIIILSQADLLNLEVSDAELRESIYSYPVFQRNGVFDKELYERRLRYQRLTPEEFESIQKRMLTTNKLERLIKESVKVSEQEIFDIYTIQNEQINVEFLSIPASEFLTTLDRSEDRLKEYFDAHAEDFRVPETIFLKYVAFRGDDYARTVEIPDSEIADYYSFHQDQFTNDAGVVTPLEEVTGDIKETLKQMKGLDRAYDEAKQAHDIIYQEENFQVYAAEHKWNVHEIPVSSAADFPEELAALRDLSEYVFTSAEGDLLPVVSDEKARYLFYVEQVRPSYIPDFADARKDITEQYTAEESRNLCMKKGEALLEDLREGADLADLARKEHLTLSETGFFIPNPEIPGIGYSPDLGQALYELREGNPYPDMPYFVGEDCIIVKLKEAGKLDDQDWNNKKALLARYIRKLKEEHYFKSWLDATRQTMIDDGLIKIVKNTEEL; the protein is encoded by the coding sequence ATGCTCAGTTTAATGAGAAAACATGCCAAGAACTGGCTCATGAAGGTCATCCTCGGTATCATCATAATCGTCTTCATCTTCTATTTCGGTTCAATGCGGGGAAGGCAGCAGGCGGAAACCGTAGCCGTTATCGACAACAACCGAATCACCTATGCTGAATATCAGAAAGAATATCAGAACCTGCTTGACTATTATTATGAGCAATATGGCGCCGACCTGACCGATGATGTCCTCAGGTCCCTGAATCTCAAGCAGCGTGCGCTGGATAACCTGATCGACCAGATCATCATTCTCTCCCAGGCCGATCTTCTGAACCTCGAAGTAAGCGACGCAGAGCTGAGAGAATCCATATATTCCTATCCGGTTTTCCAGAGGAACGGTGTCTTCGACAAGGAGCTCTATGAACGGCGGCTGAGATATCAGCGTTTGACACCGGAGGAGTTCGAGTCCATTCAAAAACGCATGCTCACGACAAATAAGCTCGAGCGCCTCATAAAGGAATCTGTGAAGGTTTCCGAACAGGAGATCTTCGACATATACACGATCCAGAATGAACAGATAAACGTGGAGTTCCTCTCCATCCCGGCGAGTGAATTTCTCACCACCCTTGATCGCTCCGAAGACAGGCTCAAAGAGTACTTTGATGCTCATGCGGAAGATTTCCGGGTCCCCGAGACGATATTTCTGAAATATGTTGCGTTCAGAGGTGATGATTACGCCCGCACGGTGGAGATACCGGACTCGGAGATCGCAGACTATTATTCCTTTCATCAGGATCAGTTCACCAATGATGCCGGCGTGGTGACCCCTCTCGAAGAAGTAACGGGTGATATCAAGGAGACCCTGAAGCAGATGAAGGGACTTGACCGGGCCTATGATGAAGCAAAACAGGCTCACGATATCATATATCAGGAAGAAAATTTTCAGGTCTACGCAGCGGAGCACAAATGGAACGTTCATGAAATCCCCGTGTCGAGCGCCGCGGATTTTCCCGAGGAACTGGCCGCGCTCCGGGATCTCTCGGAATACGTGTTCACCTCCGCTGAAGGCGACCTTCTTCCCGTCGTCTCCGATGAGAAAGCACGCTACCTTTTCTACGTCGAGCAAGTTCGCCCGTCATACATTCCGGATTTTGCTGATGCCAGGAAAGACATCACGGAACAGTACACTGCGGAAGAATCCAGAAATCTCTGCATGAAAAAAGGGGAAGCCCTCCTTGAAGACCTGAGGGAGGGTGCCGATCTCGCCGATCTCGCCCGCAAAGAGCATCTCACGCTCTCGGAAACGGGCTTTTTCATACCGAATCCGGAGATACCCGGCATCGGGTACTCACCCGACCTGGGGCAGGCGCTCTATGAACTCAGGGAAGGAAACCCCTATCCGGACATGCCCTACTTCGTCGGTGAAGACTGCATCATCGTGAAGCTCAAGGAAGCGGGGAAACTCGACGATCAGGATTGGAACAACAAAAAGGCCTTGCTTGCCCGCTACATACGAAAGCTGAAGGAAGAGCATTATTTCAAATCATGGCTTGACGCAACACGGCAAACCATGATCGATGACGGATTGATAAAGATCGTCAAGAATACCGAAGAACTCTGA
- a CDS encoding rod shape-determining protein: protein MPSIENGEDTQLLFDYLLGIFSNDLAIDLGTANTLVFAKGKGVVLSEPSVVAVHRDSRGVKKVLAVGEDAKRMLGKTPGNIVAIRPMRDGVIADFEITEAMLRHFIQRVHNRKALVRPRIIISIPSGITPVERRAVKETAESAGAREVYLIEEPMAAAIGAGLPITEPVSSMIVDIGGGTTEVAVISLAGIVYSKSVRVAGDKIDETIVNYMKRKYSLLIGERSGEMIKTTIGCAYPDDEIRTVDVKGRDLISGIPKIVEINSEEIRDAMAEPISVIVDAIRNALENAPPELAGDIVDRGIILAGGGALLRNLDVLLREETGLPITIADDPLSAVARGAGKALDELDILKEVAVQV, encoded by the coding sequence ATGCCATCCATCGAAAACGGGGAGGATACGCAATTGCTTTTCGATTACCTGTTAGGGATTTTTTCGAACGACCTTGCAATCGATCTTGGAACGGCGAACACCCTGGTCTTTGCAAAGGGAAAGGGAGTTGTTCTGAGCGAACCATCCGTCGTGGCCGTGCACCGTGATTCGCGAGGGGTGAAAAAAGTTCTTGCCGTGGGTGAGGACGCCAAGCGGATGCTCGGTAAAACACCGGGAAACATTGTGGCGATCCGGCCGATGAGAGACGGGGTGATAGCGGATTTCGAGATCACCGAGGCCATGTTGCGTCATTTCATTCAGCGTGTTCATAACAGGAAGGCGCTGGTGCGTCCCCGTATCATCATTTCCATACCCTCGGGCATAACTCCCGTTGAACGCAGGGCCGTCAAGGAAACGGCCGAGTCGGCCGGCGCCCGTGAAGTGTATCTCATCGAGGAACCCATGGCGGCGGCTATCGGTGCCGGGTTGCCGATCACGGAACCCGTCAGTTCCATGATCGTTGATATCGGCGGAGGGACCACGGAAGTTGCCGTCATATCGCTGGCCGGTATCGTCTATTCAAAATCGGTCAGGGTTGCCGGCGACAAGATCGATGAAACGATCGTCAATTACATGAAGCGGAAATACAGTCTTCTCATAGGCGAGCGGTCGGGAGAAATGATTAAGACGACGATCGGTTGTGCCTATCCCGATGACGAGATAAGAACGGTTGATGTAAAGGGGCGTGACCTGATATCCGGTATCCCGAAGATTGTTGAGATCAATTCGGAGGAAATACGGGATGCGATGGCGGAACCGATCAGCGTGATCGTTGACGCGATTCGTAATGCCCTGGAGAATGCCCCCCCTGAGCTGGCGGGGGATATCGTCGACAGGGGAATAATTCTGGCGGGCGGCGGAGCCCTGTTGCGGAACCTTGATGTTCTCCTGCGTGAGGAAACGGGACTTCCCATAACCATCGCCGATGATCCTCTCTCGGCAGTCGCGCGGGGGGCGGGCAAGGCATTGGATGAACTTGACATTCTCAAGGAAGTTGCCGTCCAGGTTTGA
- the mreC gene encoding rod shape-determining protein MreC: MKSPRRFKLILTAIAFLMIALYVFSIGTGPDREPGPCKKAVLEAVAPLEGAINGVFDTVIKAWRRYVFLVGLEEENRRLRGQVSSLSRELNDYREMGFECLRLRSILDLKRNFSTSTVVARVVGEVRPSVFKIVLIDKGAADGIGAGDPVIAVEGVVGRVIESSWNVSKVLLLIDYNSNIDALIQRNRVQGIVQGLGQFGCNLKYVQRSEDVFEGDAVVTSGLAGVFPKGLYIGSVTIVEKEEAGLFQKIRVTPAIDVSRLEEVLVITGGEKR; encoded by the coding sequence ATGAAATCTCCCAGACGATTCAAGTTGATCCTGACGGCAATTGCCTTTTTGATGATCGCCCTCTATGTGTTTTCCATCGGCACCGGTCCCGACAGAGAACCCGGCCCGTGCAAGAAGGCGGTCCTGGAAGCGGTCGCGCCACTGGAGGGAGCCATCAACGGTGTCTTTGACACTGTCATAAAAGCCTGGCGACGATACGTATTCCTGGTGGGTCTAGAAGAGGAGAACCGGCGGCTGCGGGGGCAGGTTTCCAGCCTTTCACGCGAATTGAACGACTATCGCGAGATGGGGTTCGAGTGTCTCCGATTGCGAAGCATTCTCGATTTGAAACGGAACTTTTCCACCTCGACGGTTGTCGCCCGTGTCGTGGGTGAGGTCCGCCCCTCGGTCTTTAAGATCGTTCTCATAGACAAGGGGGCCGCAGACGGTATAGGAGCGGGAGATCCCGTTATCGCCGTCGAGGGGGTCGTCGGCCGTGTGATCGAATCATCCTGGAATGTGTCGAAGGTCCTTCTTCTTATCGATTACAACTCCAACATAGACGCGCTTATACAGAGGAACAGGGTTCAGGGGATCGTTCAGGGATTAGGTCAGTTCGGGTGTAACCTGAAGTATGTGCAGCGTTCGGAGGATGTCTTTGAAGGTGACGCCGTCGTCACGTCCGGGCTGGCGGGTGTGTTCCCGAAGGGACTTTATATCGGTTCCGTTACGATCGTGGAGAAGGAGGAAGCGGGACTGTTCCAGAAAATCCGCGTCACACCGGCGATCGATGTGTCGCGCCTTGAAGAAGTGCTTGTTATTACGGGGGGCGAGAAAAGGTGA
- the mrdA gene encoding penicillin-binding protein 2 encodes MARKRKNLTDYDQARYRSRFTIVVSLISCAVCVIMIKLWYLQIVKGDELRRRSENNRIRVQEVKPLRGLITDRAGRILVDNQPSFDVSIIPEDAKDMTVIAAKLDSLFEERQMEQCRDVVFAPGRKPFVPVKIDRHIEREKLAVIETNAIDLPGVVVDVIPVRKYNYDEMLAHVLGYVGEISTGELKENNYSGYKPDDIVGKEGIEKTLDRYLKGYSGGEQIEVNVAGRKLRVLGRVDPVPGHNIQLTIDAALQKICWNAFEEPAGAAIVMDPRDGSILAMMSKPSFDPAQFNRGITEENWRQLLEDPLSPLQNRAISGQYPPGSTYKVIVAAAALEERLLSAEKQVYCSGSFTLGDRTYRCWKKEGHGQVDLERAIIESCDVYFYTIGASIGVDTLAEYAGKFGLGRKTGICLPAEREGLIPTKQWKVQKMKEPWQKGETISVSIGQGFVLVTPLQLINAYCAVANGGTLFKPRLVNRIETVTGEVISEYPPEAVSKLPADGRTLRFLKDALWGVVNDDRGTGRALRRDERDVCGKTGTAQVIGMPEDEEDLREESVPYNQRDHALFVCFAPRQDPEVAVLVIVEHGGHGGAVAAPVARKIIDGYFALKKMRSDKGVGQQGGEEAGKRLEL; translated from the coding sequence GTGGCCCGGAAACGCAAAAATTTAACGGACTATGACCAGGCGAGATATCGCTCGAGGTTTACCATCGTCGTTTCGCTGATCTCCTGTGCCGTCTGCGTCATCATGATAAAACTCTGGTATCTCCAGATCGTCAAGGGCGACGAACTGCGCCGGCGTTCGGAAAACAACCGCATCAGGGTCCAGGAAGTAAAACCGCTGCGTGGGTTGATTACCGACAGAGCGGGACGGATCCTTGTTGACAATCAGCCTTCTTTTGATGTCTCAATTATCCCGGAAGATGCGAAGGACATGACGGTCATAGCAGCCAAGCTGGATTCGCTCTTTGAAGAGCGGCAGATGGAACAGTGCAGGGATGTGGTGTTCGCGCCGGGCAGAAAGCCCTTCGTTCCCGTCAAGATAGACCGGCATATAGAGCGTGAAAAGCTGGCGGTCATTGAAACAAATGCTATTGACCTCCCCGGGGTGGTGGTCGATGTCATTCCCGTGAGAAAATACAATTATGACGAAATGCTGGCCCACGTCCTCGGCTATGTGGGGGAGATCAGCACCGGTGAGTTGAAGGAGAATAATTACAGCGGATACAAGCCCGATGATATCGTGGGAAAGGAAGGCATAGAAAAAACACTGGACCGGTATCTGAAGGGATACAGCGGGGGAGAACAGATAGAGGTCAATGTGGCGGGTCGAAAACTTCGTGTTCTCGGCAGGGTGGACCCCGTACCGGGGCATAACATCCAATTGACCATTGATGCGGCGCTTCAGAAAATATGCTGGAACGCATTTGAGGAACCCGCGGGAGCGGCGATCGTCATGGACCCTCGCGACGGATCGATCCTTGCCATGATGAGCAAACCTTCATTCGACCCCGCACAGTTCAATCGCGGTATTACCGAGGAAAACTGGCGGCAGCTCCTGGAGGACCCCTTGTCACCATTGCAGAACCGGGCCATATCAGGGCAGTATCCACCGGGTTCGACCTACAAAGTGATCGTTGCCGCCGCGGCCCTGGAAGAACGATTACTATCGGCCGAAAAGCAGGTTTACTGTTCCGGAAGTTTTACGCTCGGTGACAGGACCTACCGGTGCTGGAAAAAGGAAGGCCATGGACAGGTTGATCTGGAACGGGCCATCATAGAATCCTGTGACGTTTACTTTTATACTATCGGTGCTTCCATCGGTGTCGACACGCTTGCCGAGTACGCGGGAAAATTCGGCTTGGGACGGAAGACCGGCATTTGCCTCCCCGCTGAACGCGAAGGGTTGATCCCCACGAAACAGTGGAAAGTGCAGAAAATGAAAGAACCCTGGCAGAAGGGTGAGACCATTTCGGTTTCCATCGGCCAGGGTTTTGTCCTGGTGACGCCGCTGCAGCTTATAAACGCCTACTGCGCCGTAGCCAACGGTGGAACGCTGTTCAAGCCGAGGTTGGTAAACAGGATTGAGACGGTTACCGGGGAGGTGATCAGCGAATATCCGCCGGAGGCGGTGTCAAAGCTTCCTGCCGATGGCAGGACCCTGCGATTTCTGAAGGATGCCCTCTGGGGAGTGGTGAATGATGACCGGGGAACGGGGAGGGCCCTTCGACGGGATGAGCGGGACGTCTGCGGAAAAACGGGGACAGCACAGGTGATCGGCATGCCGGAGGATGAAGAGGACCTTCGGGAGGAATCGGTTCCTTACAACCAGCGTGATCACGCCCTTTTCGTCTGTTTTGCGCCACGCCAGGACCCTGAGGTGGCTGTCCTGGTGATCGTGGAACACGGAGGCCACGGTGGGGCCGTGGCTGCTCCCGTTGCCCGTAAGATCATCGACGGCTACTTTGCTCTTAAAAAGATGCGGAGCGACAAAGGCGTGGGGCAACAGGGAGGTGAAGAGGCCGGCAAAAGGTTGGAATTGTGA
- the rodA gene encoding rod shape-determining protein RodA, whose protein sequence is MKIDRRLFINFDWILLVLVLSIAATGLMNLYSAGAGLASAKPLYMKQTYWLMIGLGLMIIAFSIDYHYVLHYAYLLYGLSVVLLMLVFFYGHITHGSQRWLVLLGFSFQPSELVKLTMIIALARFYTDRQIDEGYPLRNFLILSAILVIPFIMIVKQPDLGTSLFLVLLFLSIVLFMGISKRVLVFFSSAGLVLAPLCWFFLKDYQRDRILSFLNPERDPLGSGYHIIQSIIAVGSGGILGKGFLKGTQSRLRFLPEQQTDFVFSVFAEEWGFAGVILLMVLFMALMLWGIRIGRNSKDLPGALIAYGVTVFIFWGFFINIGMVVGILPVVGIPLPFLSYGGSSLIVLMIGIGLLMNVSMRRFMLQP, encoded by the coding sequence ATGAAAATAGATCGTCGCCTTTTTATAAATTTTGATTGGATCCTCCTGGTGCTGGTGCTCTCAATCGCCGCGACGGGATTGATGAACCTTTACAGTGCCGGTGCCGGTCTGGCGTCGGCGAAGCCGCTGTACATGAAACAGACGTATTGGCTCATGATCGGACTGGGTCTGATGATCATCGCTTTCAGCATTGATTATCATTATGTGCTCCACTATGCCTATCTGCTCTATGGGCTGAGTGTCGTTCTGCTGATGCTCGTTTTCTTTTATGGTCACATTACCCACGGGTCGCAACGCTGGCTGGTCCTGCTGGGATTTTCATTTCAACCTTCGGAGCTGGTGAAGCTCACCATGATCATAGCGCTGGCCAGGTTTTACACGGATCGGCAGATCGATGAGGGTTATCCCCTGCGAAACTTCCTGATCCTTTCAGCCATCCTTGTCATTCCCTTTATCATGATCGTGAAACAGCCGGATCTGGGCACATCGCTTTTTCTGGTGCTGCTCTTTCTCTCGATCGTGCTGTTCATGGGGATCAGCAAACGGGTGCTGGTCTTTTTTTCCTCGGCCGGTCTGGTACTCGCCCCGCTCTGCTGGTTTTTCCTGAAAGATTATCAGCGCGACCGGATACTGAGTTTTCTGAATCCGGAACGGGACCCACTGGGATCGGGATATCATATTATCCAGTCGATCATCGCTGTCGGGTCGGGTGGTATCCTGGGAAAGGGCTTTCTCAAGGGTACCCAGAGCCGGCTCCGCTTTCTGCCCGAACAACAGACAGACTTTGTCTTTTCCGTTTTTGCCGAAGAATGGGGCTTTGCAGGGGTCATCCTCCTCATGGTATTATTCATGGCACTCATGCTGTGGGGTATCAGGATCGGCAGGAACTCAAAGGACCTGCCGGGAGCCCTGATCGCGTACGGGGTGACGGTGTTCATATTCTGGGGTTTCTTTATCAATATCGGCATGGTGGTCGGGATATTGCCTGTCGTGGGCATTCCGCTCCCTTTTCTGAGTTATGGCGGGTCTTCGCTGATAGTTCTCATGATCGGGATCGGATTGTTGATGAACGTCAGTATGCGGCGGTTCATGCTTCAGCCGTGA
- a CDS encoding polymer-forming cytoskeletal protein — protein MFVKKKDEEVKAFLGAGAEFSGKLVLSGSVRIDGNFVGEISGQGTLIVGEKARVEADITVDSLFVFGEVRGTIETAKKLEINSSGRLFGKVSTVLLVIEEGAIFEGECAMPRGNNGGQKGE, from the coding sequence GTGTTCGTGAAGAAAAAGGACGAGGAAGTGAAGGCATTTCTTGGGGCGGGCGCCGAATTCAGCGGCAAACTGGTATTGAGCGGTTCCGTGAGAATAGACGGTAATTTCGTCGGTGAAATATCGGGACAGGGTACCCTGATCGTCGGCGAGAAAGCCCGTGTCGAGGCGGATATCACGGTGGATTCGCTTTTCGTTTTCGGGGAGGTCCGGGGAACCATCGAAACGGCAAAGAAGCTGGAGATCAATTCGTCGGGCAGGCTTTTTGGAAAAGTATCGACGGTGTTGCTGGTCATTGAGGAAGGCGCTATCTTTGAGGGTGAATGCGCCATGCCCCGGGGGAATAACGGTGGTCAGAAAGGAGAATGA
- a CDS encoding ATP synthase F0 subunit B, protein MIDLNYTLWIQMVNFLVLIFILYVLLYKPILNIIDKRESVIDESKERVRSLEQAAGDKMAQYDEQLRQARSEAAGQRDELKEEGSQTAKQIMQAARNEIAETISDLKAKMEREREEARAILREKTKDIALEISEKVLGRGV, encoded by the coding sequence ATGATAGATCTGAATTACACCCTCTGGATCCAAATGGTCAATTTTCTCGTTCTCATTTTCATCCTTTACGTTCTTCTCTATAAACCCATCTTGAACATCATCGACAAAAGGGAATCGGTCATTGACGAATCAAAAGAGCGTGTTCGCTCTCTTGAACAGGCAGCCGGTGACAAGATGGCGCAGTATGACGAACAGCTTCGGCAGGCGCGGTCGGAGGCTGCGGGTCAGAGAGACGAACTCAAGGAAGAAGGTTCCCAAACAGCGAAACAGATCATGCAGGCTGCGCGGAACGAGATCGCCGAGACCATTTCGGACCTGAAAGCGAAGATGGAGCGGGAAAGAGAAGAAGCGCGCGCGATTTTACGGGAGAAAACGAAGGACATCGCTCTGGAGATTTCCGAAAAGGTACTGGGAAGGGGTGTATAA
- a CDS encoding ATP synthase F0 subunit B: MKRLWIIALIICVALSFCAFVTVASAASHNTEAAQVAGQDLDAQETVMEAEDVAGEHAAEHEGEHGGGYHKVIDFGWRLLSFIILAAILYKLTAKGIKGFFVGNREAVVVSLKEAEEMRAEAEKKLQEVNEKIEKASAEIENIAAMIKAQGVSEKEKIVEDAKKTAEKMKEDATTRIDQEFKKAVAQLRVEATELSVQMAEEILKKNVTKEDHDAMVKDFIDRMVTRN, encoded by the coding sequence ATGAAACGCCTTTGGATTATTGCGTTGATCATATGTGTCGCGCTTTCTTTCTGCGCTTTTGTGACGGTCGCTTCAGCCGCGAGCCACAATACCGAAGCGGCGCAGGTTGCCGGTCAGGACTTGGACGCGCAGGAAACAGTGATGGAAGCGGAGGATGTGGCGGGGGAGCATGCCGCCGAACATGAAGGTGAACATGGCGGCGGGTACCACAAGGTCATTGATTTCGGGTGGCGGCTTCTCAGCTTCATCATTCTTGCAGCGATCCTTTACAAGCTTACCGCCAAGGGTATCAAGGGATTTTTTGTCGGCAACAGGGAAGCCGTGGTCGTTTCGCTGAAAGAGGCCGAGGAGATGAGGGCCGAAGCCGAGAAAAAGCTTCAGGAAGTGAACGAAAAAATAGAAAAGGCTTCCGCCGAAATAGAGAACATCGCGGCGATGATAAAGGCCCAAGGCGTTTCTGAAAAAGAAAAGATAGTTGAGGATGCGAAAAAGACGGCTGAGAAAATGAAAGAGGACGCAACGACCCGCATCGATCAGGAGTTCAAGAAAGCCGTGGCGCAGCTCAGGGTAGAAGCCACAGAGCTTTCCGTTCAGATGGCCGAGGAAATCCTCAAGAAGAACGTGACAAAAGAAGATCATGACGCAATGGTGAAAGATTTCATAGATAGGATGGTGACTCGAAATTGA